In Thermobaculum terrenum ATCC BAA-798, one genomic interval encodes:
- a CDS encoding GTP-binding protein — protein sequence MSGRVVLVGGFLGAGKTTLLLRAARQLERRGLKVGVVTNDQGTQLVDTALARGASVPVMEVTGGCFCCRFDELLNALHAELTLGCQVVLAEPVGSCTDLLATVVRPLLRMHPGLEVAPLSVLIDPTKDSSKLPEHIRYLYQQQLEEAELLVINKVDLLSYRAPEVLREVRAAHPASRCVPISALTGESVDAWLELVLGGTTAADRDLALDYDRYAAAEAALGWLNCSGSLSADGPYKLKGWAERVLTSIGQAAQKRGAPVGHLKLYLQVAEAQYRASLLDALPEVQWDSSPGAHEVAASRFVLNARVGLEPDLLAKIAQQTLAAASAASGAKLVVEAVECFAPSPPRPTYRLDVAGRSVLPIYRSTKPTEG from the coding sequence ATGAGCGGACGGGTCGTGCTGGTCGGAGGATTCCTGGGTGCGGGGAAGACGACGTTGCTGCTGAGGGCGGCACGGCAGCTTGAGCGGCGGGGGCTCAAGGTGGGGGTGGTGACGAACGACCAGGGGACTCAGCTGGTGGACACAGCGCTGGCGCGAGGGGCGTCGGTCCCGGTGATGGAGGTCACGGGCGGGTGTTTCTGCTGCCGCTTCGACGAGCTCCTGAACGCCCTGCATGCTGAGCTCACCCTCGGGTGTCAGGTGGTGCTGGCCGAGCCCGTGGGCAGCTGCACCGACCTGCTGGCAACGGTGGTTCGCCCCCTCCTGCGGATGCATCCAGGTTTAGAGGTGGCTCCCCTAAGCGTCCTGATAGATCCAACCAAAGACAGCTCGAAGTTGCCCGAGCACATCCGCTACCTCTACCAGCAGCAGCTTGAGGAGGCTGAGCTGCTGGTGATCAACAAGGTCGACCTGCTGAGTTACAGGGCGCCGGAGGTACTCAGGGAGGTGAGAGCCGCCCATCCGGCGAGCCGATGCGTGCCCATCTCGGCCCTAACGGGAGAGAGCGTGGATGCCTGGCTCGAGCTCGTGCTCGGAGGAACAACCGCCGCCGATCGCGATCTCGCCCTGGATTACGATCGCTACGCGGCCGCGGAGGCCGCTCTGGGGTGGCTCAACTGCTCCGGGAGCCTCAGCGCCGATGGCCCATACAAGCTCAAGGGGTGGGCGGAGCGGGTGCTGACGTCGATCGGGCAAGCGGCCCAGAAGAGGGGGGCGCCTGTGGGGCACCTCAAGTTGTACCTGCAGGTGGCTGAGGCGCAATACAGGGCGAGCCTGCTGGATGCGCTTCCAGAGGTGCAATGGGACAGCTCACCGGGCGCGCACGAGGTAGCAGCTAGCCGCTTCGTCCTCAACGCCCGTGTCGGCCTCGAGCCCGATCTGCTGGCCAAGATCGCCCAGCAGACGCTCGCCGCGGCGTCGGCGGCCTCGGGCGCCAAGCTAGTTGTAGAGGCCGTGGAGTGCTTTGCGCCCTCACCCCCGCGACCCACCTATCGCCTAGATGTGGCCGGCAGGTCAGTGCTCCCGATCTACCGCTCCACTAAGCCTACTGAGGGGTAA
- a CDS encoding ABC transporter permease subunit, with translation MRARQLDAMGVRKLSLFGVGRARAQEWGSAYVLIAPAIAALAIFLVIPILASFALVFAHYDLLTPPRWAGLENLQQLLGDRRLRTVYWNSLQIVVGATFLNQVLGLLLAMGVNRAMPAFLRYLLRTALFFPVLTTTASLALVWRFILSQDRGVLNYILQQLGLAPLPWLTDPHLALVSVILYDVWKSCGYLMVLYLAGLQGIPDELYEAAKVDGANRLQLVRHITLPLITPTAFFATVISIVFLLRQHFMTLPQELMDAAKIDGASFFRIFFQIMLPLVGPALSALGIFTFLGSWNNFFGPLIFLRSWDKFTLPIAIVTLQGYMGMGNRAHVLAGIMLSILPILVVFLLAQRFIIRGIAFSGMKG, from the coding sequence GTGCGCGCACGACAGCTGGATGCGATGGGTGTCAGGAAGCTGTCCCTGTTTGGAGTTGGCCGCGCAAGGGCCCAGGAGTGGGGCTCGGCCTACGTGCTGATTGCACCCGCCATCGCGGCGCTGGCTATCTTCCTCGTGATCCCCATCCTGGCGTCTTTCGCGCTAGTCTTTGCCCACTACGACCTGCTCACGCCGCCCAGGTGGGCGGGCCTGGAGAACCTGCAGCAGCTGCTTGGCGATCGCAGGCTGCGTACGGTGTACTGGAACAGCCTGCAGATCGTGGTGGGCGCTACCTTCCTCAACCAGGTGCTCGGGCTCCTGCTAGCTATGGGGGTCAATCGGGCGATGCCGGCCTTCCTGCGCTATCTGCTGCGAACGGCGCTGTTCTTTCCCGTCCTGACCACTACCGCGTCGCTTGCGTTGGTGTGGAGGTTCATCCTGTCACAGGATAGAGGAGTGCTGAACTACATCCTGCAGCAGCTGGGTCTGGCCCCTCTACCGTGGCTAACCGATCCTCACCTGGCGCTGGTCTCGGTTATCCTGTACGATGTGTGGAAGAGTTGTGGCTACCTAATGGTGCTGTACCTGGCCGGGTTGCAGGGCATTCCCGACGAGCTGTACGAGGCAGCGAAGGTGGATGGTGCCAATCGCCTACAGCTGGTGCGCCACATCACCCTACCCCTGATCACCCCGACGGCGTTCTTCGCAACGGTTATCTCCATCGTGTTCCTGCTGCGCCAGCACTTCATGACGCTACCGCAGGAGCTGATGGACGCGGCCAAGATCGATGGAGCCTCATTCTTCCGGATATTCTTCCAGATAATGCTGCCGCTTGTGGGCCCAGCGCTCTCGGCGCTGGGCATATTTACCTTCCTGGGATCCTGGAACAATTTCTTCGGCCCCCTGATCTTCTTGCGGTCCTGGGACAAGTTCACCCTGCCGATCGCGATCGTCACGCTGCAGGGATACATGGGGATGGGCAACCGAGCGCACGTGCTCGCGGGCATCATGCTGTCCATCCTACCGATCCTGGTGGTGTTTCTGCTGGCGCAACGGTTCATCATCAGGGGGATAGCGTTCTCGGGGATGAAGGGATGA
- a CDS encoding ABC transporter substrate-binding protein translates to MQDEGLFQNGAVMSRRQMLRLAAGAAASLALAACGGRQMGPGSAQGTPGASPTQAVVEQPPKEGAITIIATSQMPINTWKTALKEAQERYPDIRLKVTQTSIQGGWSAYADKIITQIAGGEQLDVIMIAIEGLALLSSKRVLRPLDEFIQADSEAYDTLHNDIHKTLREMMQYEGKQMEFPFSWNNMVIYYNTKIFQEEGLKPPSPDWTWNDFLGVCKQVANVRGTAKDRYAYSFWGAGMFGMCAWYFNNDTSSLTDDWQDSNMLDPKVAETLQFLVDLIRKHRVAPNPAGWDENAQFHAGHLVMRTCGRWCIGASLAEKFTSYDLQYQPHKSGPYKTVVGTDGWGIATMSQHPNEAWKAVKVLSGKTASRAMVELGGNIPALRSVAEEPAFREYGPENTEIFYESLDYARTVPSPPNFNIIEPILDRHYSTIWNGQKTVQEAVKLAHQELQAEMDKLKEESRSWRVFAASTTRTCPCQEARAQ, encoded by the coding sequence ATGCAGGACGAGGGACTTTTCCAAAATGGGGCGGTGATGAGCCGTAGACAGATGCTGAGGCTCGCAGCCGGAGCGGCAGCCAGCCTCGCCCTCGCGGCGTGTGGTGGACGGCAGATGGGGCCGGGCTCAGCGCAGGGCACGCCGGGGGCCAGCCCCACACAGGCGGTGGTGGAGCAACCTCCCAAGGAGGGGGCGATCACCATCATCGCCACCTCACAGATGCCGATCAACACTTGGAAGACGGCCCTCAAGGAGGCGCAGGAGCGATACCCGGACATCAGGCTGAAGGTGACGCAGACCTCCATCCAGGGTGGGTGGTCGGCCTACGCGGACAAGATCATCACGCAGATCGCTGGGGGGGAACAGCTCGACGTCATCATGATCGCCATAGAGGGGCTCGCCCTCCTGAGCTCCAAGCGTGTCCTGCGGCCGCTGGACGAGTTCATCCAGGCGGATTCGGAGGCCTATGACACCTTGCACAACGACATCCACAAGACCCTCCGGGAGATGATGCAGTACGAAGGCAAGCAGATGGAGTTCCCGTTCTCTTGGAACAACATGGTGATCTACTACAACACGAAGATCTTTCAAGAGGAGGGGCTCAAGCCGCCCAGCCCGGACTGGACTTGGAACGACTTCCTCGGGGTATGCAAGCAGGTGGCCAATGTCCGCGGCACCGCCAAGGATCGCTATGCGTACTCCTTCTGGGGAGCGGGCATGTTCGGGATGTGCGCTTGGTACTTCAACAACGACACCTCCTCGCTCACGGACGATTGGCAAGACTCCAACATGCTCGACCCCAAGGTCGCCGAGACCCTGCAGTTCCTCGTCGACCTCATCCGCAAGCACAGGGTGGCGCCGAACCCAGCCGGCTGGGATGAGAATGCGCAGTTCCATGCTGGCCACCTAGTGATGCGCACCTGCGGCCGCTGGTGCATAGGCGCCTCCCTGGCCGAGAAGTTCACCTCCTACGACCTCCAGTATCAACCCCATAAGTCTGGCCCCTACAAGACGGTTGTGGGGACGGACGGCTGGGGCATCGCCACTATGAGCCAGCACCCCAACGAGGCCTGGAAGGCGGTGAAGGTGCTCTCCGGGAAGACGGCCTCTCGCGCCATGGTGGAGCTGGGGGGCAACATCCCGGCGCTGCGGTCGGTCGCGGAGGAGCCGGCCTTCAGGGAGTACGGACCGGAGAACACCGAGATCTTCTACGAGTCGCTCGACTACGCCAGGACCGTGCCATCGCCGCCTAACTTCAACATCATCGAGCCGATCCTGGACCGCCACTACTCCACCATTTGGAACGGTCAGAAGACCGTGCAGGAGGCGGTTAAGCTGGCACACCAGGAGCTGCAGGCTGAGATGGACAAGCTGAAGGAGGAATCGCGCAGCTGGAGAGTGTTCGCAGCCAGCACGACGCGGACCTGCCCATGCCAGGAAGCGCGGGCGCAGTAG
- a CDS encoding LacI family DNA-binding transcriptional regulator, whose amino-acid sequence MKKSATLRDVAEAANVSMGTASLVLNGKRGVAAATRERVLEAARRLGYRASPRRSLRTPHDIVVLVERTPLSPSSDPFNKPILQGMETVARGRGYRLILEFVEQGEPPSLDRWTQDGVTGLVILGGGDLDEDWIRAALATGLPLVMVDHYVPGLEVPTVVPDNFGGAYAMTKHLLEQGHRRIGFVRGPSKYWTLGERLAGYLLAMQQAGLAPPPELIPPRVSHGEEKGYGETLMLLDLEEPPTAIFAVSDKTAIGVYRALNERGISVPGQISVVGFDDIELARTVSPPLTTVRVPCEEMGRVALERLLALIESGDWREDNMRWTLPTRVIPRSSVRRLGS is encoded by the coding sequence TTGAAGAAGTCTGCGACTTTGAGAGACGTAGCCGAGGCGGCCAACGTGTCCATGGGCACGGCCTCGCTGGTGCTGAACGGGAAGAGGGGCGTAGCCGCTGCTACCCGGGAGCGGGTGCTGGAGGCGGCACGCAGGCTCGGCTACCGGGCCTCCCCTCGCCGCAGCTTGCGCACCCCCCACGACATAGTGGTACTGGTTGAGCGTACCCCCCTCAGCCCGAGCTCAGATCCGTTCAACAAACCTATACTGCAGGGCATGGAGACCGTCGCGCGGGGCAGGGGGTATCGACTCATACTGGAGTTCGTCGAGCAGGGCGAGCCGCCCAGCCTGGATCGCTGGACGCAGGATGGTGTAACCGGGCTAGTGATACTAGGAGGTGGGGATCTGGACGAGGACTGGATCCGGGCCGCGCTGGCGACGGGTCTGCCCCTCGTGATGGTAGATCACTACGTGCCTGGCTTGGAGGTGCCCACGGTCGTGCCCGACAACTTCGGAGGCGCCTACGCCATGACCAAGCACCTCTTGGAGCAGGGCCACAGACGCATCGGGTTCGTCCGTGGCCCATCCAAGTACTGGACGCTGGGAGAGCGGTTGGCTGGCTACCTGCTCGCCATGCAGCAGGCTGGCCTGGCGCCACCCCCCGAGCTCATCCCCCCCAGGGTGTCGCACGGCGAGGAGAAAGGGTACGGAGAGACGCTGATGCTGCTGGACCTTGAGGAGCCGCCGACCGCGATCTTCGCCGTCAGCGATAAGACGGCTATAGGGGTTTACCGAGCCTTGAATGAGCGTGGCATATCCGTGCCCGGGCAGATCTCGGTGGTGGGCTTCGACGATATCGAGCTGGCTAGGACGGTCAGCCCACCCCTAACCACCGTCAGAGTGCCCTGCGAGGAGATGGGCAGGGTCGCCCTTGAGCGCCTGCTGGCGCTGATCG